One genomic region from Mangifera indica cultivar Alphonso chromosome 17, CATAS_Mindica_2.1, whole genome shotgun sequence encodes:
- the LOC123200970 gene encoding protein TIFY 8-like isoform X1, translating into MALLIMAQQTKTNSINATTDQVKPMLYDFLGMKPTDSSTVVLPPKPAVSEPSASPSVSLGASSGVVAGPRGPVTSSSDLASERQAGNHLEGVPFYGTRSDMSGPEISNRLVGSKRSNSESGFTGHEYPEGLHLMKLLRNGAGGERPRRSSDDEFLCGMQQLRPTSAALILQPSASSRMDPNVSRWERTIPMNAGPGVQYHPRGGQWVPFIHQVAPNRFKDVNAGPSIISQSAADEGSRTGIKGPEILSSVNATGGISEKNSSALPQSGTRPKSGTLISEPEFSTSPSQQGLASASQQMTIFYGGQAHVFDDVHPNKADVIMALAGSNGGSWSTTYLPKSTVRPVSENFFPSGDPEARVAGNMALPQELRGRLPVTGNISHGSGSGDRISTPTDFTRNPVPAAEPSSEEKRDK; encoded by the exons ATGGCGTTGCTGATAATGGCGCAACAAACTAAAACAAACAGTATCAATGCCACTACTGACCAAGTGAAGCCAATGTTATATGATTTTCTGGGCATGAAGCCTACCGATTCTTCCACTGTCGTTTTACCTCCGAAACCCGCCGTTTCAGAGCCCTCAGCTTCCCCCTCTGTTTCCCTTGGCGCTTCTTCTGGTGTTGTTGCTGGTCCCCGTGGGCCCGTCACTTCTTCCTCTGATCTCGCCTCTG AAAGACAGGCTGGAAATCATCTTGAGGGGGTTCCATTTTATGGTACAAGGAGTGACATGTCTGGACCTGAGATAAGCAACAGATTAGTGGGAAGTAAGCGAAGTAACTCAGAATCTGGCTTCACAGGTCATGAATACCCTGAGGGATTGCATTTGATGAAG CTACTCAGGAATGGGGCAGGGGGAGAACGCCCAAGAAGGTCCAGTGACGATGAGTTCCTTTGTGGTATGCAGCAATTGAGGCCAACTTCAGCAGCTCTTATATTACAGCCTTCAGCTAGCAGTAGAATGGATCCTAATGTTTCTAGATGGGAGCGAACTATTCCCATGAATGCTGGCCCTGGTGTACAGTATCATCCCCGTGGGGGTCAGTGGGTGCCTTTTATCCATCAAGTAGCTCCAAACAGGTTCAAAGATGTGAATGCTGGTCCTTCAATTATATCTCAATCAGCTGCAGATGAAGGATCTAGAACTGGGATTAAAGGCCCTGAAATTTTGAGTTCTGTCAATGCAACTGGTGGTATATCTGAGAAGAACTCATCTGCACTTCCACAAAGTGGAACCAGGCCAAAGTCTGGGACACTTATTTCAGAGCCAGAATTTTCGACTTCCCCAAG TCAACAGGGATTAGCGTCTGCTAGCCAGCAGATGACTATTTTCTATGGAGGTCAAGCTCATGTTTTTGATGATGTCCATCCAAATAAG GCAGATGTTATAATGGCCTTAGCTGGATCAAATGGAGGATCATGGTCAACAACCTACTTGCCAAAATCTACTGTGAGGCCTGTCAGTGAAAATTTCTTCCCCAGTGGAGATCCTGAAGCACGCGTGGCAGGTAACATGGCATTACCACAGGAACTTCGTGGGAGGTTACCTGTCACAGGTAACATTAGTCATGGAAGTGGCTCTGGTGATCGAATTTCAACACCCACTG ATTTTACCAGAAATCCAGTTCCAGCAGCAGAGCCCAGTagtgaagaaaaaagagataaataa
- the LOC123200970 gene encoding protein TIFY 8-like isoform X3 — protein sequence MALLIMAQQTKTNSINATTDQVKPMLYDFLGMKPTDSSTVVLPPKPAVSEPSASPSVSLGASSGVVAGPRGPVTSSSDLASERQAGNHLEGVPFYGTRSDMSGPEISNRLVGSKRSNSESGFTGHEYPEGLHLMKLLRNGAGGERPRRSSDDEFLCGMQQLRPTSAALILQPSASSRMDPNVSRWERTIPMNAGPGVQYHPRGGQWVPFIHQVAPNRFKDVNAGPSIISQSAADEGSRTGIKGPEILSSVNATGGISEKNSSALPQSGTRPKSGTLISEPEFSTSPSQQGLASASQQMTIFYGGQAHVFDDVHPNKADVIMALAGSNGGSWSTTYLPKSTVRPVSENFFPSGDPEARVAGNMALPQELRGRLPVTDFTRNPVPAAEPSSEEKRDK from the exons ATGGCGTTGCTGATAATGGCGCAACAAACTAAAACAAACAGTATCAATGCCACTACTGACCAAGTGAAGCCAATGTTATATGATTTTCTGGGCATGAAGCCTACCGATTCTTCCACTGTCGTTTTACCTCCGAAACCCGCCGTTTCAGAGCCCTCAGCTTCCCCCTCTGTTTCCCTTGGCGCTTCTTCTGGTGTTGTTGCTGGTCCCCGTGGGCCCGTCACTTCTTCCTCTGATCTCGCCTCTG AAAGACAGGCTGGAAATCATCTTGAGGGGGTTCCATTTTATGGTACAAGGAGTGACATGTCTGGACCTGAGATAAGCAACAGATTAGTGGGAAGTAAGCGAAGTAACTCAGAATCTGGCTTCACAGGTCATGAATACCCTGAGGGATTGCATTTGATGAAG CTACTCAGGAATGGGGCAGGGGGAGAACGCCCAAGAAGGTCCAGTGACGATGAGTTCCTTTGTGGTATGCAGCAATTGAGGCCAACTTCAGCAGCTCTTATATTACAGCCTTCAGCTAGCAGTAGAATGGATCCTAATGTTTCTAGATGGGAGCGAACTATTCCCATGAATGCTGGCCCTGGTGTACAGTATCATCCCCGTGGGGGTCAGTGGGTGCCTTTTATCCATCAAGTAGCTCCAAACAGGTTCAAAGATGTGAATGCTGGTCCTTCAATTATATCTCAATCAGCTGCAGATGAAGGATCTAGAACTGGGATTAAAGGCCCTGAAATTTTGAGTTCTGTCAATGCAACTGGTGGTATATCTGAGAAGAACTCATCTGCACTTCCACAAAGTGGAACCAGGCCAAAGTCTGGGACACTTATTTCAGAGCCAGAATTTTCGACTTCCCCAAG TCAACAGGGATTAGCGTCTGCTAGCCAGCAGATGACTATTTTCTATGGAGGTCAAGCTCATGTTTTTGATGATGTCCATCCAAATAAG GCAGATGTTATAATGGCCTTAGCTGGATCAAATGGAGGATCATGGTCAACAACCTACTTGCCAAAATCTACTGTGAGGCCTGTCAGTGAAAATTTCTTCCCCAGTGGAGATCCTGAAGCACGCGTGGCAGGTAACATGGCATTACCACAGGAACTTCGTGGGAGGTTACCTGTCACAG ATTTTACCAGAAATCCAGTTCCAGCAGCAGAGCCCAGTagtgaagaaaaaagagataaataa
- the LOC123200970 gene encoding protein TIFY 8-like isoform X2, translating into MALLIMAQQTKTNSINATTDQVKPMLYDFLGMKPTDSSTVVLPPKPAVSEPSASPSVSLGASSGVVAGPRGPVTSSSDLASERQAGNHLEGVPFYGTRSDMSGPEISNRLVGSKRSNSESGFTGHEYPEGLHLMKLLRNGAGGERPRRSSDDEFLCGMQQLRPTSAALILQPSASSRMDPNVSRWERTIPMNAGPGVQYHPRGGQWVPFIHQVAPNRFKDVNAGPSIISQSAADEGSRTGIKGPEILSSVNATGGISEKNSSALPQSGTRPKSGTLISEPEFSTSPSQQGLASASQQMTIFYGGQAHVFDDVHPNKADVIMALAGSNGGSWSTTYLPKSTVRPVSENFFPSGDPEARVAGNMALPQELRGRLPVTGNISHGSGSDFTRNPVPAAEPSSEEKRDK; encoded by the exons ATGGCGTTGCTGATAATGGCGCAACAAACTAAAACAAACAGTATCAATGCCACTACTGACCAAGTGAAGCCAATGTTATATGATTTTCTGGGCATGAAGCCTACCGATTCTTCCACTGTCGTTTTACCTCCGAAACCCGCCGTTTCAGAGCCCTCAGCTTCCCCCTCTGTTTCCCTTGGCGCTTCTTCTGGTGTTGTTGCTGGTCCCCGTGGGCCCGTCACTTCTTCCTCTGATCTCGCCTCTG AAAGACAGGCTGGAAATCATCTTGAGGGGGTTCCATTTTATGGTACAAGGAGTGACATGTCTGGACCTGAGATAAGCAACAGATTAGTGGGAAGTAAGCGAAGTAACTCAGAATCTGGCTTCACAGGTCATGAATACCCTGAGGGATTGCATTTGATGAAG CTACTCAGGAATGGGGCAGGGGGAGAACGCCCAAGAAGGTCCAGTGACGATGAGTTCCTTTGTGGTATGCAGCAATTGAGGCCAACTTCAGCAGCTCTTATATTACAGCCTTCAGCTAGCAGTAGAATGGATCCTAATGTTTCTAGATGGGAGCGAACTATTCCCATGAATGCTGGCCCTGGTGTACAGTATCATCCCCGTGGGGGTCAGTGGGTGCCTTTTATCCATCAAGTAGCTCCAAACAGGTTCAAAGATGTGAATGCTGGTCCTTCAATTATATCTCAATCAGCTGCAGATGAAGGATCTAGAACTGGGATTAAAGGCCCTGAAATTTTGAGTTCTGTCAATGCAACTGGTGGTATATCTGAGAAGAACTCATCTGCACTTCCACAAAGTGGAACCAGGCCAAAGTCTGGGACACTTATTTCAGAGCCAGAATTTTCGACTTCCCCAAG TCAACAGGGATTAGCGTCTGCTAGCCAGCAGATGACTATTTTCTATGGAGGTCAAGCTCATGTTTTTGATGATGTCCATCCAAATAAG GCAGATGTTATAATGGCCTTAGCTGGATCAAATGGAGGATCATGGTCAACAACCTACTTGCCAAAATCTACTGTGAGGCCTGTCAGTGAAAATTTCTTCCCCAGTGGAGATCCTGAAGCACGCGTGGCAGGTAACATGGCATTACCACAGGAACTTCGTGGGAGGTTACCTGTCACAGGTAACATTAGTCATGGAAGTGGCTCTG ATTTTACCAGAAATCCAGTTCCAGCAGCAGAGCCCAGTagtgaagaaaaaagagataaataa
- the LOC123201097 gene encoding gibberellin 3-beta-dioxygenase 1-like: MSTLSEAFRDFPLHLHHIIPLDFNSARVVPESHIWPKSDDFSSHDCDQQQPTNSLPLIDLNDPQAKQLIGDACETWGAFQVVNHGIPLNLLNDAESETRRLFSLPTTQKLKALRAPGGATGYGIARITPFFSKYMWHEGFTVIGSPFEHAKQLWPHDDAQFCDVIENYQKEMRILAERLTKLIFKSLEISEKSSTWVASNSTNALQLNSYPSCPDPNRALGLAPHTDTSLLTILRQSSISGLQIFKEGVGWVSVLPISNALVVNVGDLLHILSNARFPNVLHRVLVNQKRQRLSMAYFYCPPMEFELVPVTASGQAPRYRPVTKKEFISIKAKHLDKALSLIKL, from the exons ATGAGTACTCTCTCCGAAGCTTTCAGAGACTTCCCTCTTCATCTCCACCACATCATCCCTCTGGACTTCAACTCCGCCAGGGTTGTGCCTGAGTCTCATATTTGGCCTAAATCCGACGATTTCTCATCCCATGATTGTGATCAACAGCAACCCACAAATTCTCTCCCTCTTATTGACCTAAATGATCCCCAGGCAAAGCAGCTTATAGGCGATGCATGCGAGACATGGGGTGCGTTTCAGGTGGTTAACCACGGCATTCCTTTGAATCTTCTAAACGACGCCGAATCTGAGACCCGGCGCCTCTTTTCTCTCCCAACCACACAAAAGCTGAAGGCCCTACGTGCTCCTGGAGGAGCCACTGGCTATGGCATCGCCCGGATTACTCCTTTTTTCTCTAAGTATATGTGGCATGAAGGGTTCACTGTCATTGGCTCACCATTTGAACATGCTAAACAGCTTTGGCCTCATGATGATGCACAGTTTTG TGATGTCATAGAGAACTACCAGAAGGAAATGAGGATTCTAGCAGAAAGATTAACGAAGTTGATCTTCAAGTCCCTGGAAATCTCTGAAAAATCTTCAACATGGGTTGCTTCAAATTCAACGAATGCTTTACAGCTCAACTCCTACCCGTCCTGCCCCGACCCGAATCGAGCTTTGGGTCTGGCTCCACACACAGACACATCCCTGTTAACAATTCTTCGCCAAAGCAGCATCAGTGGgcttcagattttcaaagaaggCGTCGGCTGGGTGTCGGTGCTTCCTATTTCCAATGCCCTTGTAGTCAACGTCGGTGACCTACTCCACATTCTGTCAAATGCTCGATTTCCCAACGTTCTTCACCGTGTCTTGGTGAACCAGAAGCGGCAAAGATTGTCGATGGCTTACTTCTATTGCCCTCCGATGGAGTTTGAACTTGTGCCTGTGACTGCATCAGGCCAAGCTCCGAGATATCGGCCTGTGACCAAGAAAGAATTTATAAGCATAAAGGCAAAGCATCTCGACAAAGCACTTTCTCTTAtcaaactttaa
- the LOC123200772 gene encoding transcriptional corepressor LEUNIG-like isoform X1, with the protein MSQTNWEADKMLDVYIHDYLVKRDLKASAQAFQAEGKVSSDPVAIDAPGGFLFEWWSVFWDIFIARTNEKHSEVAASYIETQLIKAREQQQPPPQQPQQQQQQQQQQLQMQQLLLQRHAQQQQQQQQQQQQQQQQQQLPQQPQPQQQPQRRDGPHLLNGATNGLVGNDPLMRQNPGTANALATKMYEERLKLPLHSSSLDDAAMKQRFGENMGQLLDPNHASILKSAAATGQPSGQVFHGTAGSMSPQVQARNQQLPGSTPDIKSEINPVLNPRAAGPEGSLIGIPGSNQGGNNLTLKGWPLTGLEQLRSSGLLQQQKPFIQSPQPFHQLQMLTPQHQQQLMLVQQNLTSPSASDESRRLRMILNNRNMGLGKEGLSNSVGDVVPNVGSPLQTGGPLLPRGDTDMLMKLKMAQLQQQQQQQQQQNSNPQQPLTNQQSQSSNHNLHQQDKMGTTGSGTVDGSISNSYRGNDQVPKNQTGRKRKQPGSSSGAANSSGTANTAGPSPSSAPSTPSTHTPGDVISMPALPHNGGSSKPLMMFGTDCVGTLMSPSNQLWDDKDLELQADIDRFVEDGSLDGNVESFLSHDDTDPRDPGGRAMDVSQGFSFKEVTSVRASTSKVVCCHFSSDGKLLATGGHDKKAVLWYTDTLKSKTNLEEHSSLITDVRFSPSMPRLATSSFDKTVRVWDADNPGFSLRTFVGHSASVMSLDFHPNKEDLICSCDGDGEIRYWSINNGSCARVFKGGTAQMRFQPHLGRYLAAAAENVVSILDVETQVCRLSLQGHTKPIHSVCWDPSGEFLASVSEDSVRVWTFGSGSDGECVHELSCNGNKFHSCVFHPSYPSLLVIGCYQSLELWNMSENKTMTLPAHEGLIAALAVSTATGLVASASHDKFVKLWK; encoded by the exons ACACAATTGATTAAGGCACGAGAGCAGCAGCAACCACCACCCCAACAACCACAGCAACAACAgcaacagcaacaacaacaattgCAGATGCAACAGCTTCTATTGCAGAGACATGCACAGCAGCAGCAACAGCAACAGcaacaacagcagcagcagcaacagcaACAGCAGCTGCCTCAGCAACCCCAGCCGCAACAGCAGCCACAGCGAAGGGATGGACCCCATCTCCTAAATGGTGCTACTAATGGGCTTGTAGGAAATGACCCTCTAATGCGACAGAACCCTGGAACAGCAAATGCATTGGCTACAAAGATGTATGAGGAAAGATTAAAACTGCCACTGCATAGCAGTTCTTTGGATGACGCAGCTATGAAG CAAAGATTTGGTGAGAATATGGGCCAGCTTCTAGATCCAAATCATGCTTCTATATTGAAGTCAGCAGCTGCTACCGGCCAGCCTTCAGG GCAAGTTTTCCATGGTACAGCAGGCAGTATGTCTCCACAAGTTCAAGCACGGAATCAACAACTGCCAGGGTCCACACCA GACATAAAGAGTGAGATTAATCCAGTATTGAATCCTAGAGCAGCAGGTCCAGAAGGATCATTAATAGGCATTCCTG GATCAAATCAAGGTGGTAACAATTTAACTTTAAAGGGATGGCCGCTCACG GGTCTGGAACAACTACGATCATCTGGGCTTCTTCAGCAGCAAAAACCCTTTATACAGTCTCCTCAGCCTTTTCATCAACTTCAGATGTTGACACCACAACACCAGCAACAACTTATGCTTGTGCAACAAAATCTGACTTCGCCATCTGCTAGTGATGAAAGTAGAAGACTTAGAATGATTTTGAACAATCGGAATATGGGCCTTGGAAAGGAGGGTCTTTCAAATTCTGTTGGTGATGTGGTACCAAATGTTGGATCACCTTTACAAACTGGTGGCCCTCTACTGCCTCGAGGAGATACTGATATGCTAATGAAG TTAAAAATGGCTCAGTtacagcagcagcagcaacaacaacagcaaCAGAACAGTAATCCACAGCAGCCACTAACAAATCAGCAATCACAGAGTTCTAATCACAATCTTCATCAACAAGATAAAATGGGGACCACTGGCAGTGGGACCGTTGATGGTAGCATTTCAAACTCCTATCGAGGAAATGATCAG GTTCCAAAAAACCAGACtggaagaaagagaaaacagCCGGGTTCATCTTCAGGTGCAGCCAATAGCTCTGGGACTGCTAATACAGCGGGACCCTCCCCAAGTTCAGCTCCTTCAACACCATCAACCCACACCCCTGGAGATGTGATTTCAATGCCTGCTTTGCCACATAATGGTGGTTCTTCCAAGCCTTTGATGATGTTTGGCACTGATTGTGTTGGTACACTTATGTCACCATCAAACCAATTG TGGGATGATAAAGATCTTGAATTGCAGGCTGATATTGACCGTTTTGTGGAGGATGGTTCCCTTGATGGTAATGTTGAGTCTTTTTTATCCCATGATGATACAGACCCCAGAGATCCTGGTGGCCGTGCTATGGATGTCAGCCAAG GGTTCTCATTTAAAGAAGTAACTTCTGTTAGAGCTAGCACTAGCAAAGTTGTCTGTTGTCACTTTTCTTCAGATGGCAAGCTGCTTGCAACTGGTGGCCATGACAAGAAG GCTGTGTTGTGGTACACTGATACTTTAAAGTCGAAAACAAATCTTGAAGAGCATTCTTCTTTGATTACCGATGTTCGTTTCAGTCCCAGCATGCCACGTCTTGCAACATCTTCATTTGATAAAACTGTTAGGGTTTGGGATGCTGACAAT CCTGGATTTTCACTTCGTACTTTTGTGGGGCATTCTGCTTCGGTTATGTCACTAGACTTCCACCCCAATAAAGAGGATCTCATCTGCTCTTGTGATGGGGATGGTGAAATACGGTACTGGAGTATTAACAATGGTAGCTGTGCAAGAGTTTTTAAG GGTGGTACGGCTCAGATGAGATTTCAACCCCATCTTGGAAGATATCTTGCTGCAGCTGCAGAGAATGTTGTATCTATCCTGGATGTGGAAACACAAGTTTGTCGGCTTTCATTACAG GGACATACAAAACCAATCCATTCTGTATGCTGGGATCCTTCTGGTGAGTTTCTAGCATCTGTCAGTGAGGACTCTGTTAGAGTCTGGACATTCGGGTCAGGAAGTGATGGAGAATGTGTTCATGAATTGAGCTGCAATGGCAACAAATTCCACTCCTGCGTCTTCCATCCTTCCTATCCTTCGCTGCTGGTGATTGGCTGTTACCAG TCTTTGGAACTTTGGAACATGAGTGAGAACAAGACTATGACACTCCCAGCTCATGAAGGACTGATTGCCGCCTTGGCTGTATCAACTGCAACAGGATTAGTAGCATCGGCTAGTCACGACAAGTTTGTCAAGTTGTGGAAGTGA
- the LOC123200772 gene encoding transcriptional corepressor LEUNIG-like isoform X2, with translation MSQTNWEADKMLDVYIHDYLVKRDLKASAQAFQAEGKVSSDPVAIDAPGGFLFEWWSVFWDIFIARTNEKHSEVAASYIETQLIKAREQQQPPPQQPQQQQQQQQQQLQMQQLLLQRHAQQQQQQQQQQQQQQQQQQLPQQPQPQQQPQRRDGPHLLNGATNGLVGNDPLMRQNPGTANALATKMYEERLKLPLHSSSLDDAAMKQRFGENMGQLLDPNHASILKSAAATGQPSGQVFHGTAGSMSPQVQARNQQLPGSTPDIKSEINPVLNPRAAGPEGSLIGIPGSNQGGNNLTLKGWPLTGLEQLRSSGLLQQQKPFIQSPQPFHQLQMLTPQHQQQLMLVQQNLTSPSASDESRRLRMILNNRNMGLGKEGLSNSVGDVVPNVGSPLQTGGPLLPRGDTDMLMKLKMAQLQQQQQQQQQQNSNPQQPLTNQQSQSSNHNLHQQDKMGTTGSGTVDGSISNSYRGNDQVPKNQTGRKRKQPGSSSGAANSSGTANTAGPSPSSAPSTPSTHTPGDVISMPALPHNGGSSKPLMMFGTDCVGTLMSPSNQLADIDRFVEDGSLDGNVESFLSHDDTDPRDPGGRAMDVSQGFSFKEVTSVRASTSKVVCCHFSSDGKLLATGGHDKKAVLWYTDTLKSKTNLEEHSSLITDVRFSPSMPRLATSSFDKTVRVWDADNPGFSLRTFVGHSASVMSLDFHPNKEDLICSCDGDGEIRYWSINNGSCARVFKGGTAQMRFQPHLGRYLAAAAENVVSILDVETQVCRLSLQGHTKPIHSVCWDPSGEFLASVSEDSVRVWTFGSGSDGECVHELSCNGNKFHSCVFHPSYPSLLVIGCYQSLELWNMSENKTMTLPAHEGLIAALAVSTATGLVASASHDKFVKLWK, from the exons ACACAATTGATTAAGGCACGAGAGCAGCAGCAACCACCACCCCAACAACCACAGCAACAACAgcaacagcaacaacaacaattgCAGATGCAACAGCTTCTATTGCAGAGACATGCACAGCAGCAGCAACAGCAACAGcaacaacagcagcagcagcaacagcaACAGCAGCTGCCTCAGCAACCCCAGCCGCAACAGCAGCCACAGCGAAGGGATGGACCCCATCTCCTAAATGGTGCTACTAATGGGCTTGTAGGAAATGACCCTCTAATGCGACAGAACCCTGGAACAGCAAATGCATTGGCTACAAAGATGTATGAGGAAAGATTAAAACTGCCACTGCATAGCAGTTCTTTGGATGACGCAGCTATGAAG CAAAGATTTGGTGAGAATATGGGCCAGCTTCTAGATCCAAATCATGCTTCTATATTGAAGTCAGCAGCTGCTACCGGCCAGCCTTCAGG GCAAGTTTTCCATGGTACAGCAGGCAGTATGTCTCCACAAGTTCAAGCACGGAATCAACAACTGCCAGGGTCCACACCA GACATAAAGAGTGAGATTAATCCAGTATTGAATCCTAGAGCAGCAGGTCCAGAAGGATCATTAATAGGCATTCCTG GATCAAATCAAGGTGGTAACAATTTAACTTTAAAGGGATGGCCGCTCACG GGTCTGGAACAACTACGATCATCTGGGCTTCTTCAGCAGCAAAAACCCTTTATACAGTCTCCTCAGCCTTTTCATCAACTTCAGATGTTGACACCACAACACCAGCAACAACTTATGCTTGTGCAACAAAATCTGACTTCGCCATCTGCTAGTGATGAAAGTAGAAGACTTAGAATGATTTTGAACAATCGGAATATGGGCCTTGGAAAGGAGGGTCTTTCAAATTCTGTTGGTGATGTGGTACCAAATGTTGGATCACCTTTACAAACTGGTGGCCCTCTACTGCCTCGAGGAGATACTGATATGCTAATGAAG TTAAAAATGGCTCAGTtacagcagcagcagcaacaacaacagcaaCAGAACAGTAATCCACAGCAGCCACTAACAAATCAGCAATCACAGAGTTCTAATCACAATCTTCATCAACAAGATAAAATGGGGACCACTGGCAGTGGGACCGTTGATGGTAGCATTTCAAACTCCTATCGAGGAAATGATCAG GTTCCAAAAAACCAGACtggaagaaagagaaaacagCCGGGTTCATCTTCAGGTGCAGCCAATAGCTCTGGGACTGCTAATACAGCGGGACCCTCCCCAAGTTCAGCTCCTTCAACACCATCAACCCACACCCCTGGAGATGTGATTTCAATGCCTGCTTTGCCACATAATGGTGGTTCTTCCAAGCCTTTGATGATGTTTGGCACTGATTGTGTTGGTACACTTATGTCACCATCAAACCAATTG GCTGATATTGACCGTTTTGTGGAGGATGGTTCCCTTGATGGTAATGTTGAGTCTTTTTTATCCCATGATGATACAGACCCCAGAGATCCTGGTGGCCGTGCTATGGATGTCAGCCAAG GGTTCTCATTTAAAGAAGTAACTTCTGTTAGAGCTAGCACTAGCAAAGTTGTCTGTTGTCACTTTTCTTCAGATGGCAAGCTGCTTGCAACTGGTGGCCATGACAAGAAG GCTGTGTTGTGGTACACTGATACTTTAAAGTCGAAAACAAATCTTGAAGAGCATTCTTCTTTGATTACCGATGTTCGTTTCAGTCCCAGCATGCCACGTCTTGCAACATCTTCATTTGATAAAACTGTTAGGGTTTGGGATGCTGACAAT CCTGGATTTTCACTTCGTACTTTTGTGGGGCATTCTGCTTCGGTTATGTCACTAGACTTCCACCCCAATAAAGAGGATCTCATCTGCTCTTGTGATGGGGATGGTGAAATACGGTACTGGAGTATTAACAATGGTAGCTGTGCAAGAGTTTTTAAG GGTGGTACGGCTCAGATGAGATTTCAACCCCATCTTGGAAGATATCTTGCTGCAGCTGCAGAGAATGTTGTATCTATCCTGGATGTGGAAACACAAGTTTGTCGGCTTTCATTACAG GGACATACAAAACCAATCCATTCTGTATGCTGGGATCCTTCTGGTGAGTTTCTAGCATCTGTCAGTGAGGACTCTGTTAGAGTCTGGACATTCGGGTCAGGAAGTGATGGAGAATGTGTTCATGAATTGAGCTGCAATGGCAACAAATTCCACTCCTGCGTCTTCCATCCTTCCTATCCTTCGCTGCTGGTGATTGGCTGTTACCAG TCTTTGGAACTTTGGAACATGAGTGAGAACAAGACTATGACACTCCCAGCTCATGAAGGACTGATTGCCGCCTTGGCTGTATCAACTGCAACAGGATTAGTAGCATCGGCTAGTCACGACAAGTTTGTCAAGTTGTGGAAGTGA